The DNA segment ACTGTTTTACTCATGTAACCTTAAAAGCACAATGAAAAAGGTTTAGTTATCTTCGTTCTACttgggttttattttacttttctttacAATATTTGTTAGGCAATCCGTGTGTCTTATCCTACGGAACTGATCTGATAGGAACGTAATACAACTGCTGTTCGAAACATGCTCACCGTTTGCCCGGCAAGATTTAAATTTAGTACTTTGAATCTAGCACTGTTGCatgtaatgtaaaaaaatcactAACTTACTAAAAACAAGGGTATAGTCCCCTCAGGAATGGCTGCATTGGTGTCACAGTTGCTTATTACTCACTATTCTTTACACTTGATCTAGCATCTAACATAGGTAGTAACATAGAAGCTAATTCTGTTACAAATATGTATATGTACATCGTGCAATcagtaaaaatacaaaattaaaacgaaaaaaaaagaaagaaatgcaaCCCCGCTTAAGGCAGGCTCGGATGTCGATGGTGCTTGTTGTCCCTGGTCCCAGCATTAACCGGTGGCTGTCATATGCTAAGCGAGGGTCGTTTCTTCCGCTCGCCCTTGCTGTTCttgccaaaaatgttcccgAGCGCTTTCGATACACTGTTGACGCCCAGCTTCCTTCGCATCGGCAGCGCCCGAAATAGCTGGGTCGAGCGGGCCTCGCGGATCAGCGAATGGAAGGCGAGCGATACGCCGGCAAAATTTTCCGCCGCCGATACCTCGTAGAACTGGCAGGAGTAGCGGAACGAGAGCTCCTGTCCGTCATTAACGGAGATTTCCCTgtaaaaaagagaaattaaGTTAATCATGTATCGGGAAAGCAAGGATTTGTGGTGGATCAGCTCCGCTTACCTCGCATGATCGAGATCACTTTTGTTGCCCAGCAGCAGGAGCGTGTAGTAGGAGGGCAGCTTCAGCTTGGTCAGCTGCTGCAGGTAGTCGGCCGCCTCCTCGAAGCTTGACTTATCACAGATTGAGTACACGACCACGAATGCGTCTCCCCAGCGGAGATGTTCGTACAAGCAGCCCCGCTTCTGGAAAAGGGACAAATTACACACAATGTTAGACGAAATGCTCCAACGTAACATCACGGCTCCTACGTACATC comes from the Anopheles coluzzii chromosome 2, AcolN3, whole genome shotgun sequence genome and includes:
- the LOC120951713 gene encoding ras-related and estrogen-regulated growth inhibitor-like, translated to MTNLNKLKVVVIGSAKVGKSAVTVRYLTKRYIGEYSSARDFLYRHSVTYDNITTEVEIMDTSRCDKRGCLYEHLRWGDAFVVVYSICDKSSFEEAADYLQQLTKLKLPSYYTLLLLGNKSDLDHAREISVNDGQELSFRYSCQFYEVSAAENFAGVSLAFHSLIREARSTQLFRALPMRRKLGVNSVSKALGNIFGKNSKGERKKRPSLSI